The Natronoarchaeum mannanilyticum nucleotide sequence GGCGGGACGACTCGCCGATCGATCGCCGGCACGAATTCGGGCGCCTTCGAGGGATCTCGTCGAGCCCGTGCGGGGAGGACAAGAGATTACTTGCCCACCCGACAACTGACCTGCAGTGACCGATTTCGCCGCCGTCGCCAACGTCGCCGCCGCCCTGCGCGGGGAAGCCGCTGCGCTCGACGAGCGCCGGCTGCTGGTGCTCGCGGGCGACCGCGATCGCTGCTACGACGCCGCGAGCGAAGCGCTCGACGCCACGGAGATCGACCGCGACGCGACGACGCTGATCGGTCCCGACGACCGGCTGGACTGCGAGCGCGTCGACCAGCGCCGCGCGGTCGAACTGCTCGGGACCACGCGGGACGCCGTCGCGATCGACTGCCACGACGCCTTGCGCCCGAACGCGGTCGGCCGGGTCGTCGGCGCGGTCGACGGCGGCGGGCTGCTGGTGCTGCTCGCGCCGCCGCTCGACGAGTGGCACGAGCGCCGCGACGGCTTCGACGAGAGCCTCGCCGTCCCGCCGTTCGACGTCGGCGACGTGACGGGGAACTTCAGGCGCCGGTTCGTCGATCGACTGCGCGCTCACAGGGGCGTCGCGATCGTGGACGTCGACGCCGGCACCGTCGAAGACGACGGGCTCACCGATCCGGCGCCGCGACTGGAGCTCGGGTCGGACGACGATGCCGAATCGCTCTCGACGGTCGTCGACACCGCGTTCCCGCGGGAGGCCTACGACGCCTGTCTAACCGGCGATCAGGCCGACGCCCTGGGGGCGCTGGAGGCGCTCGCGGACGCCGGAGGCGGACGGGCGGAAGAAGAACCGGACGACGCGCAGGCCGTCGTCGTCGAAGCCGACCGCGGCCGCGGAAAGTCGAGCGCCGCGGGGCTGGCCGCGGGCAGCCTCGTCGCCGACGGCGCCGACGTGCTCGTGACCGCCGCGGAGTTCCGGGGCGCTCGCGAAATCTTTGCGCGCGCGGGAGAGTTGCTCGCCCGGTTAGACGGCAACGCCCGCGACGACGACCCAGCGGCGTCGAGCGATCGCGACGTCCCGCGTCGGATCGATCGCCCCGACGGCGGCTCGCTGACCTTCGCGGAGCCGACCGACGCCGCGGAGCGCGCGGGCGACGCCGACGCGGTGATCGTCGACGAGGCCGCCGCGCTGCCGGTTCGCCTGCTCGAACGGTTTCTCGACGCCGAACGGGTCGCGTTCGCGACGACCGTCCACGGGTACGAGGGGGCGGGCCGTGGGTTCTCGGTGCGGTTCCGCGATCGCCTCGCGGAGAGCCGCCACGAGGTGACCGACGCGACCCTCGCGGAACCGATCCGCTACGCGGCGGGCGACCCCGTCGAGGCGTGGGCGTTCGACGCCCTGCTGCTCGACGCCCGCCCGCCGGTCGACCAGCTGGTCGCCGACGCCGATCCCGAGACCGCCGAGCGACGGCGGCTCGACGCCGACGATCTGCTGGCCGACCCGAACCTGCTGCGCGAGACGTTCGGTCTGCTCGTGCTCGCCCACTACCGCACAGAGCCGAACGATCTCGCGCGCCTGCTCGACGCGCCGAACCTCTCGGTCGAGGCGCTGCTCGTCGACGGTCACGTCGTCTCGGTCGCGCTGCTGGCCCGCGAGGGCGGGCTTCCCGCCGATCTGCGCGGGGATATGTACGACGGCGAACGCGTGCGCGGAAACATGCTTCCCGACGTGCTCACCACCCAGCTCCGCGACGAGGACGCCGCGGCGCCGACCGGCTGGCGCGTCCTCCGGATCGCCACGCACCACGCCGCGCGCTCGCGGGGGCTGGGCTCGGAACTGCTCTCGGCCGTCCGCGAACGGGCTGTCGAGGCGGGCGGTCCGGACGGGACAGGCATCGACTGGGTCGGCGTCGGCTACGGCGCCACGCCGGAGCTGCTCGACTTCTGGGCGGCGAACGGCTTCGAGACGCTGCACCTCTCGACGACGCGCAACGACGCCAGCGGCGAGTACTCCGCGATCATGCTCGATGCGCTGAGCGACGCCGGGCGCGATCTGCGGGACAGAACCGCGGCGCGGTTCGCCCGCCGGATCCCATCGGTGCTCTCGGATCGGCTGGACGACCTCGATCCCGACGTCGCGCGGGCCGCGCTGCGGTCGGTCGACGCCGACCCCGAACTGGATCTGACGGACTGGGAGTGGCGGGTCGTCGTCGGCTCGTCCTACGGCCCGGGGATGTTCGACGTCTCGCCGCGGCCGTTCAGACGGCTCGCCGCGGCGTACTTCCTCGACGCCGAATCGGGGACTGCAGATGCGCGCGCGGACTCCGGCGCCGACGATCGGCTTCTCGACGACCGCCAGGAGCGACTGCTCGTCCTGCGCGTCCTACAGGCTCGTGACTGGGAGTTCGTCGAGGAACGGCTCGGCTACCACTCCTCGGGCCAGTGCATGCGCGCGCTCGGCGCCGCGTTCCAGCCGCTCGTGGATCGGTTCGGCAGTGAGACGGCGCTGGCCGAGCGCGAGCGGTACCGAGAGTAGCGGCCGATCAGACGAACACCCGCTTGCGAACGAACTCCGGCATCGCCCGGATAAACCAGGCGACGAGCCGCCAGCGCCGGGTGACGTAGACGTGCGAGCGTTCCTTCTCGATCGCGCGCCGGATCTGGGCCGCCGCGGTCTCGGGCGAGCACATCCAGAACAGGTTGTCGCCCATCGCCATCTCGGTGTCGACGTAGCCGGGTTCGATCGTCGTCACGGTGACGTCAGCGTCCGCGGCAGAGCCGTTGTACCGCAGCCCCTCCAGATAGTTCGAGACGAACGCTTTCGAGGCGCTGTAGGCCGGCGCGCCGCCGTTGCCGAACCGGGAGGCGACCGAGGAGATGCCGACGAGGTGACCGCTCCCGCGCTTCCTGAAGTGACGCATCGCGGCGGTCGCCAGCGCGGCGAACCCGCGGACGTTCACGTCGATCGTCTCCCGCTCGGGCTCCCACTCCACATCGCGGTTCTCGTGACCGACGCCCGCGCTGAGCACGACGAGGTCGATCCCGCCCATCGCCTCGGCGAGTTCTTCGAACCCATCGATCGCGTCGTCGGCGTCGGTGACGTCCATCGTCGCGACGTAGGCGTGGGTCGGCAGCTCGGCGCCGATTTCTTTCAGCTGTTCCGTGCGCCGGGCTGCGAGGCCGACGTCGTAGCCCGCCTCGGCGAGTTCGTGCGCGAGCGCTCGGCCGATCCCCGAGGAGGCGCCGACGATCACGGCGTTGCCGGTCATGGAATCGACTTGCGAGGGACGGGTCCTAATCGTTACGCCCGGTACCGATCCCGATCGTTCCGAGAGGATACCGGTCGAATGCAAACCCCTAACTCGCTCGCGATCGTTCCGGCGCCTATGGTAGAGGTCGCGTTCTGGATCGCCGTTGCGCTGCTGGCCGTCGGCGTCGTCGGGAGCATCGTCCCGCTGGCGCCCGGCCCGCCGGTCTCCGTGGCGGCGGTGGTGGGGTACTGGGCGTACAGCGGCTTCTCCGAACCCGGGACGTTCACCGTCGTGGCGCTGGTGCTGGTCGGCGTCGTCGCGTTCGCCGCGGACTTCCTCGCGAGCGCCGTTTCGGCGAAGGCCGGCGGCGCGTCGTGGGGCGTCTCCGCTATCGCCAGCGTCGTCGGGATCGTCCTACTTCTGACGACCGGGCCGCTCGTGATGATCCTCGGCGTCGGCGCCGTCGTGTTCGCGCTGGAGCTGCGACGGCACCAGGACGTCAACCGCGGACTCCGGACCGCGGTGACGACGACGATCGGCATCCTGGGCGGGGCGGCCGTCCAGGCGCTGCTGACCTTCGGGATGCTGGTCGGGTTCGTGCTTGCGGTGACGTGATTCGCTTTTTGTCGCTCGACGAGTACACCGGCGCGTGATCGAACTCGACGGCGCCGAGGGCGGCGGCCAGATCGTCCGCTCGGCGCTCTCGCTGTCGGCGCTCGCGGGCGAACCGTTCCGCATCGAGAACGTCCGCGGCGCTCGCGACGATCCCGGCCTCAAACACCAGCACCACGCGGCGGTCGAACTGGTAGCCGAAGTCTGCGACGCCGACGTCGAAGGCGCCGAACTCGACGCCGAGACGCTCACCTTCGACCCCGGCCAGCCCTCCGGCGGCCAATACGAGGTAGACGTCGGGACGGCCGGTAGCGTCACGCTCGTGTTCGACGCCGTGCTCCCGCTCGCTGTGACGATCGACGAGCCGCTGGCGGTCACGATCAGCGGCGGCACCGACGTCGAGTGGTCGCCGCCGATCGATTACTACCGGCGGGTCAAGCTCCCCGTCCTTCGGCGCCACGGCGTGGACGCCGCGGTCGACGTCGAGCGACGCGGCTTCTACCCGGCGGGCGGCGGCGTCGCGACGCTCACGGTCGATCCCTCCGACCCCGCGCCGATCGACCTGACCGATCGGGGCGAACGCCACGGCGTCCGGCTCTACTCGGTCGCCTCCGAGGAACTGACCGACGCCGACGTGGCGGAGCGACAGGCCCGCGGCGCGGCGGCCGCGCTGCCCGACGACGTCGACGTGATCGAGCGCACCGCGGCGTACGCCGAGACGGACTCGATCGGCACCGCGCTGACGCTACGCGCGGAGTACGAGAACACCCTCGCGGGCGCGAACGCGCTCGGCGAGCGAGGCAAACCGGCGGAGGAAGTCGGCGAAGACGTAGCGCGCGAGTTCGTCGAGTTCGACGAGGGCGACGCCGCGGTCGATCGCTACCTCGCCGACCAGTTGCTCGTCTGGCTGGCGCTCGCCGGCGGCGAGGTGACGATTCCCCAGATCACGAATCACGTCGAATCGAGCGTCGAACTACTCGGCGAGTTCGGCGTCGACGTCGAGATAGAGCGCGGCGGGGAAGACGAAGCGGCGCGAGTGTCGGTCAGCGAGACGCTCGACAGGTGACGGTTCCGCCGGCGGCTGCGCCGATCTCAGGGGTGCGCGTAGTACGCGACCGACTCCTCGTCGTGCCGATCCACCCTGGCGAACCCGATGCGCTCGAACTGGACGACCTCGTCGGCGTCGGTGTCGGCGAACTCGGGTTCGGCGGCGCCCTCGACGTCGCCCTCCATGGTGCGCAGCCGGACGGGGACGGACGCCTCGGCGGGCGCCCAGTGGATCACGTCGACGCCTTCCTCGCGGACGGCGTCGATGTCGTCGCCGGTGAACTGGAACGCGTCGCGCGTGTAGCGCACGCAGCCCAGCCCCTTCAGCCAGACGCGCTCTTCGCGGTCGGGCAGATCGTCGGGCTCGACCAGGACGGCGCCGCCGACGGGAATCTCGCGGGTGCCCCGCCCCTCGTGGTCGGGGTGGCGGGGCGGTTCGGCGGCGTCCGGGCCGTCGCCGGTCAGCGCGACCTCGGTGCCCTCGCGGACGAAGAAGTACCGGTCGGCCTGGTCGTCGACGAGGTCGCGGTTGTTGGCGTAGACGCTCGACATCGCGAGGTCGACGTTGCTCGTCGACGTTCCGAGCTCGACCATCGCGTCGGTGACGGCCTCGCCGCGGATGCCCCGACGGCTGACGCTGGCGAGCGTGGGGGCGCGGGGATCGTCCCAGCCGTCGAGTTCGCCGTCGTCGATCAGCTCCTTGATCGTCGACGTGCTCATCTTCACGTCGTAGGCGTCGATCTGGACGTGGCCCCAGTGGATCACCTCGGGGTACTCCCAGTCGAAGTAGTCGTAGA carries:
- the rtcA gene encoding RNA 3'-terminal phosphate cyclase → MIELDGAEGGGQIVRSALSLSALAGEPFRIENVRGARDDPGLKHQHHAAVELVAEVCDADVEGAELDAETLTFDPGQPSGGQYEVDVGTAGSVTLVFDAVLPLAVTIDEPLAVTISGGTDVEWSPPIDYYRRVKLPVLRRHGVDAAVDVERRGFYPAGGGVATLTVDPSDPAPIDLTDRGERHGVRLYSVASEELTDADVAERQARGAAAALPDDVDVIERTAAYAETDSIGTALTLRAEYENTLAGANALGERGKPAEEVGEDVAREFVEFDEGDAAVDRYLADQLLVWLALAGGEVTIPQITNHVESSVELLGEFGVDVEIERGGEDEAARVSVSETLDR
- a CDS encoding DUF456 domain-containing protein, with protein sequence MVEVAFWIAVALLAVGVVGSIVPLAPGPPVSVAAVVGYWAYSGFSEPGTFTVVALVLVGVVAFAADFLASAVSAKAGGASWGVSAIASVVGIVLLLTTGPLVMILGVGAVVFALELRRHQDVNRGLRTAVTTTIGILGGAAVQALLTFGMLVGFVLAVT
- a CDS encoding SDR family NAD(P)-dependent oxidoreductase is translated as MTGNAVIVGASSGIGRALAHELAEAGYDVGLAARRTEQLKEIGAELPTHAYVATMDVTDADDAIDGFEELAEAMGGIDLVVLSAGVGHENRDVEWEPERETIDVNVRGFAALATAAMRHFRKRGSGHLVGISSVASRFGNGGAPAYSASKAFVSNYLEGLRYNGSAADADVTVTTIEPGYVDTEMAMGDNLFWMCSPETAAAQIRRAIEKERSHVYVTRRWRLVAWFIRAMPEFVRKRVFV
- the tmcA gene encoding tRNA(Met) cytidine acetyltransferase TmcA, which produces MTDFAAVANVAAALRGEAAALDERRLLVLAGDRDRCYDAASEALDATEIDRDATTLIGPDDRLDCERVDQRRAVELLGTTRDAVAIDCHDALRPNAVGRVVGAVDGGGLLVLLAPPLDEWHERRDGFDESLAVPPFDVGDVTGNFRRRFVDRLRAHRGVAIVDVDAGTVEDDGLTDPAPRLELGSDDDAESLSTVVDTAFPREAYDACLTGDQADALGALEALADAGGGRAEEEPDDAQAVVVEADRGRGKSSAAGLAAGSLVADGADVLVTAAEFRGAREIFARAGELLARLDGNARDDDPAASSDRDVPRRIDRPDGGSLTFAEPTDAAERAGDADAVIVDEAAALPVRLLERFLDAERVAFATTVHGYEGAGRGFSVRFRDRLAESRHEVTDATLAEPIRYAAGDPVEAWAFDALLLDARPPVDQLVADADPETAERRRLDADDLLADPNLLRETFGLLVLAHYRTEPNDLARLLDAPNLSVEALLVDGHVVSVALLAREGGLPADLRGDMYDGERVRGNMLPDVLTTQLRDEDAAAPTGWRVLRIATHHAARSRGLGSELLSAVRERAVEAGGPDGTGIDWVGVGYGATPELLDFWAANGFETLHLSTTRNDASGEYSAIMLDALSDAGRDLRDRTAARFARRIPSVLSDRLDDLDPDVARAALRSVDADPELDLTDWEWRVVVGSSYGPGMFDVSPRPFRRLAAAYFLDAESGTADARADSGADDRLLDDRQERLLVLRVLQARDWEFVEERLGYHSSGQCMRALGAAFQPLVDRFGSETALAERERYRE